A region of Acidimicrobiales bacterium DNA encodes the following proteins:
- a CDS encoding FKBP-type peptidyl-prolyl cis-trans isomerase, with the protein MAKPDVTIPADTAPPTELVIDDLTTGDGDEAVAGHNVEVHYVGVSWSTGEQFDASWDRGDTFGFRLGRGQVIQGWDDGVAGMKVGGRRRLTIPPALAYGSRGAPGAIAPNETLVFVVDLIGVG; encoded by the coding sequence ATGGCCAAGCCTGACGTCACCATCCCCGCTGACACCGCTCCGCCCACCGAGCTGGTCATCGACGACCTCACCACCGGCGACGGCGACGAAGCGGTGGCCGGCCACAACGTCGAGGTCCACTACGTGGGCGTGTCGTGGTCGACGGGTGAGCAGTTCGACGCCTCCTGGGACCGGGGCGACACGTTCGGCTTCCGGCTGGGTAGGGGCCAGGTCATCCAGGGCTGGGACGACGGCGTGGCCGGCATGAAGGTCGGTGGCCGTCGCCGCCTCACCATCCCTCCGGCGTTGGCCTACGGCTCCCGCGGCGCTCCCGGGGCCATCGCCCCGAACGAGACCCTGGTCTTCGTGGTCGATCTCATCGGCGTGGGCTGA
- the ribH gene encoding 6,7-dimethyl-8-ribityllumazine synthase, translating into MAGDTVSERRVEPVLDGRGVRVAVVCGRFNDAITFRLLDGVARGLAALGADAPIVDWVPGAFEIPLAAKAFATSGRVDAVIGLGCVIRGATTHYEAVAGECAAGIQRAGLATGVPIVFGVLTTEDLDQALERSEGPGGHNVGEEGAHTAVEMVRLLQRITEG; encoded by the coding sequence ATGGCCGGCGACACCGTCTCCGAGCGCCGGGTCGAGCCGGTCCTGGACGGGCGGGGCGTCCGGGTGGCGGTGGTGTGCGGCCGGTTCAACGACGCCATCACCTTCCGCCTCCTCGACGGGGTGGCGCGGGGCCTGGCCGCCCTGGGCGCCGACGCGCCGATCGTGGATTGGGTGCCGGGGGCCTTCGAGATCCCCCTGGCGGCCAAGGCCTTCGCCACCTCGGGCCGGGTCGACGCGGTGATCGGGCTGGGCTGCGTGATCCGGGGGGCCACCACCCACTACGAGGCGGTGGCCGGCGAGTGCGCGGCCGGCATCCAGCGGGCCGGCCTGGCCACCGGGGTGCCCATCGTGTTCGGGGTGCTGACCACCGAGGACCTGGACCAGGCCCTGGAGCGTTCCGAGGGACCCGGCGGCCACAACGTCGGGGAGGAGGGCGCCCACACCGCGGTGGAGATGGTCCGCCTCCTCCAGCGCATCACCGAGGGCTGA
- a CDS encoding bifunctional 3,4-dihydroxy-2-butanone-4-phosphate synthase/GTP cyclohydrolase II: MTDPHPPPTPFDPIEDAIAAVGRGEIVVVVDDEDRENEGDLIMAAEAVTPEALAFFLKHSSGVICAPVTAERAAELDLRPMVEQNTESMRTAFTVTVDYRHGTSTGISAADRSATIRSLVDPATRPGDLARPGHIFPLVAREGGVLKRAGHTEAALDLARLAGLAPVGVLCEIVNEDKLEMARVPDLVVFAREHGLKFISIADLIRYRRRTEKLVRRVAEARIPTRWGDFTSYVFESVLDGEQHVAMVRGSVHGADDVLVRVHSECLTGDVFGSMRCDCGVQLDAAMQMIAAEDRGVIVYLRGHEGRGIGIGHKIRAYTLQDEGHDTVDANTELGLPVDSREYGIGAQILNDLGLTTMRIITNNPAKYGGLEGFGLDITARVPSIIAPNPENIAYLRTKRDRMGHLLEGLDEVAEGAAPMPPADPPVAAGDEA, encoded by the coding sequence ATGACCGATCCCCACCCGCCGCCCACCCCCTTCGACCCCATCGAGGACGCCATCGCCGCCGTCGGGCGGGGCGAGATCGTGGTGGTGGTGGACGACGAGGACCGCGAGAACGAGGGCGACCTGATCATGGCGGCCGAGGCCGTGACCCCCGAGGCCCTGGCCTTCTTCCTCAAGCACTCCTCCGGGGTCATCTGCGCCCCGGTCACCGCCGAGCGGGCGGCGGAGCTCGACCTGCGTCCCATGGTGGAGCAGAACACCGAGAGCATGCGCACCGCCTTCACCGTGACCGTCGACTACCGGCACGGCACCTCCACCGGCATCTCGGCCGCCGACCGCTCGGCCACCATCCGCTCGTTGGTCGACCCGGCCACCCGGCCCGGCGACCTGGCCCGCCCCGGCCACATCTTCCCCCTGGTGGCCCGGGAGGGCGGCGTGCTCAAGCGGGCCGGCCACACCGAGGCCGCCCTGGACCTGGCCCGCCTGGCCGGCCTGGCCCCCGTAGGGGTCCTGTGCGAGATCGTCAACGAGGACAAGCTGGAGATGGCCCGGGTGCCCGACCTGGTGGTCTTCGCCCGGGAGCACGGGCTGAAGTTCATCTCCATCGCCGATCTCATCCGTTACCGGCGCCGCACCGAGAAGCTGGTGCGCCGGGTGGCCGAGGCCCGCATCCCGACCCGGTGGGGCGACTTCACCAGCTACGTGTTCGAGTCGGTGCTGGACGGCGAGCAGCACGTGGCGATGGTCCGGGGCTCGGTCCACGGGGCCGACGACGTGCTGGTCCGGGTGCACAGCGAGTGCCTGACCGGCGACGTGTTCGGCTCCATGCGCTGCGACTGCGGGGTGCAGCTCGACGCGGCCATGCAGATGATCGCGGCCGAGGACCGGGGGGTGATCGTGTACCTGCGGGGCCACGAGGGCCGGGGCATCGGCATCGGCCACAAGATCCGGGCCTACACGCTCCAGGACGAGGGCCACGACACGGTGGACGCCAACACCGAGCTGGGCCTGCCGGTCGACAGCCGGGAGTACGGCATCGGGGCCCAGATCCTGAACGACCTGGGCCTCACCACCATGCGCATCATCACCAACAACCCCGCCAAGTACGGCGGCCTGGAGGGCTTCGGCCTGGACATCACCGCCCGGGTGCCCTCCATCATCGCCCCCAACCCGGAGAACATCGCCTACCTGCGCACCAAGCGGGACCGCATGGGCCACCTGCTGGAGGGCCTGGACGAGGTGGCCGAGGGGGCGGCACCCATGCCGCCGGCCGACCCCCCGGTCGCGGCGGGGGATGAGGCCTGA
- a CDS encoding riboflavin synthase, whose translation MFTGIVEELGHVAHRQGPRLRIRADLVTSDAGLGDSIAVNGTCLTVVALGDGWWEADVVAETFARTALGALAPGDPVNLERPVRASDRLGGHIVQGHVDGVGHVVTPAPDLRVTVPDDLLRYVVEKGSITIDGVSLTVAAVHDDGLSVAIIPHTSEVTTLGHRGPGAAVNLEVDVTAKHVERLLAWYADHPREAAP comes from the coding sequence ATGTTCACCGGCATCGTCGAGGAGCTGGGCCACGTCGCCCACCGCCAGGGCCCCCGCCTGCGCATCCGGGCCGACCTGGTCACCAGCGACGCCGGCCTGGGCGACTCCATCGCCGTCAACGGCACCTGCCTCACGGTGGTGGCCCTCGGGGACGGCTGGTGGGAGGCCGACGTGGTCGCCGAGACCTTCGCCCGCACCGCGCTGGGCGCCCTGGCCCCCGGCGACCCGGTCAACCTGGAGCGCCCGGTGCGGGCCAGCGACCGGCTCGGGGGCCACATCGTCCAGGGCCACGTGGACGGCGTCGGCCACGTCGTGACCCCCGCCCCCGACCTGCGGGTCACGGTGCCCGACGACCTCCTCCGCTACGTGGTCGAGAAGGGCTCGATCACCATCGACGGGGTGAGCCTGACCGTGGCCGCCGTGCACGACGACGGCCTCTCGGTGGCCATCATCCCCCACACCTCGGAGGTCACGACGCTCGGCCACCGGGGTCCCGGCGCGGCGGTGAACCTCGAGGTCGACGTCACCGCCAAGCACGTCGAGCGCCTGCTCGCCTGGTACGCCGACCACCCCCGGGAGGCGGCCCCGTGA
- the ribD gene encoding bifunctional diaminohydroxyphosphoribosylaminopyrimidine deaminase/5-amino-6-(5-phosphoribosylamino)uracil reductase RibD, with protein MTATTDEQHMAQAIALAAAARTRTAPNPWVGAVVVTADGGVHGGATAPPGGPHAEVEALRAAREAGASTAGATAYVTLEPCAHTGRTGPCAAALVGAGVARVVVGVADPDPQVAGTGLALLRAAGVAVEVGCREAEVAEQLAPYLHHRRTGRPLVVLKLASTLDGRTAATDGTSQWITGPEARTDAHRLRAESQAVVVGSGTVAADDPALTTRLVEGPDPRRVVLGHAPEGARVHPCTQWSDVDGDLGALLGRLGADGVLQVLVEGGAAVAGSFHRAGLVDRYVLYLAPALAGGDDAPGLFRGPGAASVDGLWRGEVASVTPLGPDLRVEVHPRTGGGATLPAAASPPEGAAA; from the coding sequence GTGACCGCCACGACCGACGAGCAGCACATGGCCCAGGCCATCGCCCTCGCTGCCGCGGCCCGCACCCGCACGGCGCCCAACCCGTGGGTCGGTGCCGTGGTGGTCACGGCCGACGGGGGGGTGCACGGGGGGGCCACCGCCCCGCCCGGCGGCCCTCATGCCGAGGTGGAGGCCCTGCGGGCCGCCCGGGAGGCGGGGGCGTCCACCGCCGGGGCCACCGCGTACGTGACCCTGGAGCCCTGCGCCCACACCGGCCGCACCGGTCCCTGCGCCGCGGCGTTGGTCGGGGCCGGGGTGGCCCGGGTCGTCGTCGGGGTGGCCGACCCCGACCCCCAGGTGGCGGGCACGGGCCTGGCCCTCCTGCGGGCCGCCGGGGTGGCCGTCGAGGTCGGGTGCCGGGAGGCCGAGGTGGCCGAGCAGCTCGCCCCCTACCTCCACCACCGCCGCACCGGCCGGCCCCTGGTCGTCCTGAAGCTGGCCTCCACCCTGGACGGCCGCACGGCGGCGACCGACGGCACCTCGCAGTGGATCACCGGGCCCGAGGCCCGCACCGACGCCCACCGACTCCGGGCCGAGAGCCAGGCCGTGGTGGTGGGTTCCGGCACGGTGGCCGCCGACGACCCGGCGCTGACCACCCGCCTGGTGGAGGGCCCCGACCCCCGCCGGGTGGTCCTGGGCCACGCTCCCGAGGGGGCCCGGGTCCACCCCTGCACCCAGTGGAGCGACGTGGACGGCGACCTGGGGGCCCTGCTGGGCCGCCTGGGGGCCGACGGCGTGCTCCAGGTGCTGGTCGAGGGGGGCGCGGCGGTGGCCGGGTCGTTCCACCGGGCCGGCCTGGTCGACCGCTACGTGCTGTACCTGGCCCCCGCCCTGGCCGGAGGCGACGACGCCCCCGGCCTGTTCCGGGGCCCGGGCGCGGCGTCCGTCGACGGCCTGTGGCGGGGCGAGGTCGCCTCGGTCACCCCCCTGGGCCCCGACCTGCGGGTCGAGGTCCACCCCCGGACCGGCGGAGGGGCGACGCTCCCCGCGGCCGCCTCGCCTCCCGAAGGAGCAGCCGCCTGA